Proteins encoded within one genomic window of Brassica rapa cultivar Chiifu-401-42 chromosome A09, CAAS_Brap_v3.01, whole genome shotgun sequence:
- the LOC103840763 gene encoding CRS2-associated factor 2, chloroplastic codes for MAIVASLPDVNLFSSLPSSPPPSDSPSRSFRPPPPIPIPKYSPSRRNRNPRTEPKPPQPNPALKLPHRRTRYYKPVKEGVISSDGERTILIGESGVSYQLPGAPFEFQFSYSETPKAKPVGIREPAFMPFAPPTMPRPWTGKAPLKKAKKKVPLFDSFDPPPEGKAGVKYVEMPGPFPFGRYPKEGMMMTREEVLGEPLKKWEKGMLVKPHMHDNRQVNLGRDGFTHNMLELIHSHWKRRRVCKVRCKGVPTVDMDNVCRVLEEKTGGEIIHRVGGVVYLFRGRNYNYRTRPQYPLMLWKPAAPVYPKLIQEVPEGLTKDEAHEFRVKGKSLKPICKLSKNGVYVSLVKDVRDAFELSPLVKVDCPGLEPSDYKKIGAKLKELVPCVLLSFDDEQILMWRGRDWKSRFLDNPLTPIPSETNIADDADKTIEEQTVSDQNTVISSPKMISLWKRAVESSKAVILEELDLTPDVLLEKVEEFEGTSQAAEHTFTALVLPGNDGAEDYVDDEDRPEEYSDIDDDFDDECSDDDESFEPVGQEGSLPVDKIVRKLREKLK; via the exons ATGGCGATTGTCGCATCACTACCCGACGTTAACCTCTTCTCTTCCCTCCCTTCCTCCCCTCCACCATCGGACTCACCGTCACGATCCTTCCGTCCTCCTCCGCCAATTCCAATCCCGAAGTACTCACCATCCCGTCGCAATCGCAATCCCAGAACCGAGCCGAAGCCACCACAACCAAACCCAGCCCTAAAGCTTCCGCATCGCCGAACGAGATACTACAAGCCCGTGAAAGAAGGAGTCATCTCCTCCGACGGCGAACGCACGATCCTCATCGGCGAATCCGGCGTCTCGTACCAGCTCCCCGGCGCCCCCTTCGAGTTTCAGTTCAGCTACTCGGAGACTCCCAAGGCTAAACCGGTGGGGATTCGCGAGCCGGCGTTCATGCCGTTCGCCCCGCCGACGATGCCGAGGCCGTGGACGGGGAAGGCGCCGCTGAAGAAGGCGAAGAAGAAGGTGCCGCTGTTCGATTCGTTCGATCCGCCGCCGGAGGGGAAGGCGGGGGTTAAGTACGTGGAGATGCCTGGGCCGTTTCCGTTTGGGAGGTATCCGAAGGAGGGGATGATGATGACGAGGGAGGAGGTTCTTGGGGAGCCGTTGAAGAAGTGGGAGAAAGGGATGTTGGTTAAGCCTCATATGCATGATAACCGTCAGGTTAATTTGG GGAGAGATGGGTTTACGCATAATATGTTGGAGCTGATACATTCGCATTGGAAGAGACGGCGTGTTTGCAAGGTTCGCTGTAAAGGTGTTCCCACTGTGGATATGGATAATGTGTGTCGTGTTCTTGAG GAAAAAACAGGAGGAGAGATCATTCACAGGGTTGGAGGTGTCGTGTATCTCTTCAGGGGAAGAAATTACAACTACCGCACACGTCCCCAGTACCCATTGATGCTGTGGAAACCAGCAGCTCCTGTTTATCCAAAGCTCATTCAAGAAGTTCCTGAAGGATTGACCAAAGATGAAGCTCATGAGTTCAGGGTGAAGGGCAAGTCTCTTAAGCCCATATGCAAGCTCT CTAAAAATGGAGTCTATGTGTCGCTGGTCAAAGATGTTAGGGATGCCTTCGAACTGAGTCCCTTGGTGAAAGTTGACTGCCCAGGTCTTGAACCAAGTGACTATAAGAAAATAGGCGCTAAGCTTAAG GAGTTAGTTCCTTGTGTGCTTCTATCGTTTGACGATGAGCAAATACTCATGTGGAGAGGACGAGATTGGAAGTCGCGGTTTCTAGACAATCCTTTAACTCCAATCCCCTCTGAGACCAACATAGCAGATGATGCAG ACAAAACCATTGAAGAACAAACAGTGTCTGATCAGAATACAGTGATCTCAAGCCCCAAAATGATCTCACTCTGGAAACGAGCCGTGGAATCGTCTAAAGCAGTAATCCTGGAAGAGCTTGATCTCACTCCAGACGTTCTCTTGGAGAAGGTGGAAGAGTTCGAAGGCACCTCGCAGGCTGCAGAACACACTTTCACAGCCTTGGTCTTGCCGGGAAACGACGGTGCCGAGGATTACGTAGATGACGAGGACCGTCCAGAGGAGTATAGTGACATAGACGATGACTTTGACGACGAGTgttctgatgatgatgagtcGTTTGAACCGGTGGGTCAAGAGGGATCTTTGCCCGTTGACAAGATAGTTAGGAAGCTGAGGGAGAAACTAAAATAG